From a single Silene latifolia isolate original U9 population chromosome 6, ASM4854445v1, whole genome shotgun sequence genomic region:
- the LOC141658663 gene encoding uncharacterized protein LOC141658663 has product MTKNSDGAKSSSFHPALAVPNIRNHVTITLGLENDQYRLWKTLFMNHAKSNRVLHHIIETKGKAPASSLTEDKELWETLDATVLQWIYATISNDLLETVVEEDSTAMACWNRISDIFHDNKHSRAVTLEQEFSHVSMEDFPSVSAYCQRLKNLADQLKNVGSPVTDTRLVLQMVSGLSSAYKGVGTIIRQANPLPPYHQARSMLTLEEAGIAKETSTNSTAMYAQKDDSEGASILGRPPSNQQARGGKNNGKKKGKGKGGNQGQKSTGTPTATQPGSGTPWTPMAPYGGNYGGWPWGSSPWGYPPPPCPYPTTPWTRPMRPPTAPKQQAYTAESPPTQTDIEQAMYTLGIQPPDPRWFMDTGATSHITSTAGLPDGETNDEM; this is encoded by the exons ATGACTAAAAATTCCGATGGGGCGAAATCTTCTTCGTTTCACCCTGCTCTAGCCGTACCAAATATTCGCAACCATGTCACCATTACCCTTGGTCTTGAAAACGACCAATATCGATTATGGAAAACCCTTTTTATGAACCACGCTAAGTCTAACCGCGTGTTGCATCACATAATCGAAACCAAAGGGAAAGCTCCTGCCTCCTCTCTAACAGAGGACAAAGAGTTGTGGGAAACATTGGATGCCACTGTCCTACAGTGGATATATGCGACTATATCCAACGATCTCCTAGAAACCGTAGTCGAGGAAGACAGCACCGCCATGGCTTGCTGGAATCGCATTAGCGATATATTCCATGACAACAAGCATTCTCGGGCCGTTACCCTAGAACAGGAATTTTCTCATGTCTCGATGGAAGATTTTCCTTCCGTTTCTGCCTATTGTCAACGCCTCAAGAATTTAGCCGATCAACTGAAAAACGTTGGATCTCCGGTCACCGATACTCGTCTTGTCTTACAAATGGTTTCCGGATTATCTTCAGCCTACAAGGGGGTCGGTACTATTATTCGCCAGGCTAATCCTCTTCCTCCATATCACCAAGCACGGTCTATGCTTACTTTGGAAGAAGCCGGAATAGCCAAGGAAACCTCGACTAATAGTACTGCCATGTATGCACAAAAAGACGACAGTGAAGGGGCATCGATTCTCGGGCGTCCTCCTTCCAATCAGCAGGCTAGAGGGGGAAAGAACAATGgtaaaaagaaagggaaaggcaAAGGAGGTAACCAGGGACAAAAATCCACAGGAACACCTACTGCTACTCAACCTGGTTCAGGGACTCCATGGACTCCTATGGCTCCATATGGTGGTAATTACGGTGGCTGGCCATGGGGATCCTCACCGTGGGGATACCCTCCTCCTCCGTGCCCCTACCCCACCACGCCATGGACTCGTCCTATGCGTCCTCCAACTGCCCCAAAACAGCAGGCTTATACAGCCGAGTCTCCTCCGACTCAAACTGACATCGAGCAGGCCATGTATACTCTCGGGATACAACCACCTGACCCTCGGTGGTTTATGGACACCGGAGCAACGTCTCACATAACATCTACCGCAG GATTACCTGACGGGGAGACCAATGATGAGATGTGA